One part of the Nymphaea colorata isolate Beijing-Zhang1983 chromosome 8, ASM883128v2, whole genome shotgun sequence genome encodes these proteins:
- the LOC116259076 gene encoding uncharacterized protein LOC116259076, with translation MAETKDAHVVVISTGDEDHLQETLISSAHHPLQEISESPGHLLLLKLWQREEDLFARRITTKETRIDNIRREVFQLCCFFFAFHGFFLTLLFVSSNNFNENSCRKWWVPCFLYLVTSVVMILCVQYKVYRYMKMSARLQKERGDSRALSRCIQELRMKGASFDLSKEPLSNVRRIKSSSVEVKLTPLRWCSQNLVTICLICVTGLVFPASRYILCS, from the coding sequence ATGGCGGAAACTAAAGACGCCCACGTCGTGGTAATCTCCACGGGCGACGAAGACCACCTTCAAGAAACTCTCATATCTTCGGCCCACCATCCTCTCCAAGAAATCTCCGAGAGCCCGGGCCACCTCTTGCTTCTAAAACTGTGGCAGAGAGAGGAGGACCTATTCGCCCGCCGGATCACGACCAAGGAGACGCGGATCGACAACATCCGGCGGGAGGTCTTCCAACTGTGCTGCTTTTTCTTCGCGTTCCATGGCTTCTTCCTAACCCTTCTCTTTGTGTCCTCGAATAATTTTAACGAGAATTCCTGTAGAAAATGGTGGGTGCCCTGTTTTTTGTATCTGGTAACCTCGGTCGTCATGATTCTTTGTGTTCAGTACAAGGTGTATAGGTATATGAAGATGTCGGCCCGCTTGCAGAAGGAGCGTGGCGATAGCAGGGCATTGAGTAGATGCATTCAGGAATTGAGGATGAAGGGGGCGAGTTTTGATTTATCCAAGGAGCCACTGAGTAACGTTAGAAGGATTAAAAGTTCGAGTGTCGAAGTCAAATTGACTCCTCTTAGATGGTGTTCTCAGAATCTTGTTACGATCTGTTTAATTTGTGTCACTGGTCTTGTTTTTCCTGCTAGCAGATATATATTATGCAGTTAA
- the LOC116259141 gene encoding uncharacterized protein LOC116259141: MFTEGLDEKALSWINQGLNVKEKADSPIFSERFSLGSHTDPSLLLNKKREFLLSPVLPPLRFHSGLLGAHRDTTIGFEDDGESVASAPDDAELEYSDPFDEGALGSSDSELQENEATTSRDDEDSFGTNFDKSQRFVGLNPRIGEGKSVSASEERNSRESTDTTHAEGSTPQIRPEIGTPSAPPMIETGNHRSIHETTDDIPSSQGITGQVYGHLQTQPSASNFDAPKGGEVYFDSNKESFNHEATCPRQMDAPRARESSIGAGVQVPSRQTASVDRAPIYSTSGQSAWQTLVAYEACTRLCLQAWARGCMEAPEFLRDECIALRNAFGLQKFLLQPQIELLREERSDATMEETCTVKAKKVVAKIKVEVKKIRIVPHYPRQRLQATNSQWGLPYMQVGAQYVRQVSAQLKSRMYSLKAVPFAGISHDAFSCMLQLKSASDETQLEPGSAISMQPGSGESYVFFPESQADALLVEVRDSKGGIQGRSVIQVSLLNDNLNDRVRWWPIYDDDSECVGKVQLAISCTNTSCETSSVKCGPVSETFAYDLVLEAAMRSQHFHSRNLRLYGPWKWLLTEFAEYYGVSDSYTKLRYLSYVMDVAMPTKDCLELAYELLVPVIKARNENNLNRQEKRILFDCEAQVGRLLTTVFENYKSLDDLSPTGLASDLFGPSSDSAAPALAPAVQIYALLHDVLSLEAQNILRTYLQTAARKRCKRHMLETDEYMSANADGFLTDMETMTTAYRKMKTLCINISSEIYKDIKIHNQHIFPSSIDLPNIAAAVYSTELCNRLRGFLVACPPSGPSPHVTELLLATADFEGSLFSWNISPINGGVDSKNLFHHYIVLWIQDKQDYLIDLCKGDKAPLCGITTQNSTSPFVEDMYEHIKAMLDEYKVVINRWPQYSLLLESAIADVERATMKALEKQFNEILMPLKDSIQKKLGMQVQKFTRRQSVSHYIVPNQLGTFLNTVKRILDILHCKIESILKSWASFLPGVEERRAGVVGEQLNGITVMLRTKYKNYLQALVEKLVRNTEANRSIRLKKILEETKEAEGEAEIRERMQPLSLQLAEIISNLHDVFSSRIFVAICRGFWDRMGQCILSFLESKKENRIWYKGSYYALVILDDTFASQMQRLQGNSLQDKDLDPPRSVIESRSILCRDTQNAAERSNYYYF, encoded by the exons ATGTTCACAGAAGGCCTCGACGAGAAAGCTCTCAGCTGGATCAACCAG GGATTGAATGTCAAGGAGAAGGCGGACAGCCCGATCTTTAGTGAGAGATTCAGTTTGGGGTCTCACACCGACCCCtctttattgctgaacaagaAGAGGGAATTCTTATTATCTCCCGTGCTGCCACCACTGAGGTTCCATTCTGGCCTTCTTGGTGCGCACCGTGATACAACCATCGGTTTTGAAGATGATGGCGAGAGCGTGGCTTCTGCGCCTGATGATGCCGAGCTGGAGTACTCTGACCCTTTTGATGAAGGTGCCTTGGGGTCTAGCGATTCTGAGTTGCAGGAGAATGAGGCCACCACAAGTCGTGACGATGAAGATTCTTTCGGCACCAATTTTG ATAAATCTCAAAGATTTGTAGGTTTGAATCCGCGCataggagaaggaaaatctGTTTCTGCCAGTGAGGAGCGCAATAGTCGTGAATCTACTGATACTACT CATGCTGAAGGATCAACACCACAGATTCGACCAGAAATTGGAACTCCCAGTGCTCCACCCATGATAGAGACTGGAAATCATAGAAGTATTCATGAAACAACCGACGATATACCATCATCTCAAGGCATAACCGGGCAAGTTTATGGTCATCTACAAACACAGCCATCAGCATCAAACTTTGATGCACCTAAAGGAGGGGAAGTTTATTTTGATTCAAACAAAGAAAGCTTTAACCATGAGGCAACGTGTCCTCGTCAAATGGATGCACCGCGTGCAAG AGAGTCTTCCATAGGAGCTGGAGTGCAGGTTCCATCTAGACAGACCGCTTCGGTTGATCGAGCACCAATTTACAGCACGAG TGGTCAGAGTGCTTGGCAAACTCTTGTAGCTTATGAGGCTTGTACACGTCTGTGTCTGCAAGCATGGGCAAGAGGATGTATGGAGGCACCTGAGTTCCTTCGAGACGAGTGCATTGCTCTAAGAAATGCCTTTGG GTTGCAAAAGTTCCTGCTTCAACCCCAAATTGAACTGCTGAGAGAAGAGAGATCTGATGCTACCATGGAAGAGACCTGCACAGTTAAGGCAAAGAAGGTTGTTGCAAAAATTAAGGTGGAAG TAAAAAAGATCCGCATTGTACCACATTACCCTCGTCAGAGACTACAAGCTACAAATTCTCAGTGGGGCCTGCCTTACATGCAAGTCGGTGCACAATATGTTCGTCAGGTTTCGGCACAGCTTAAGTCAAGAATGTATTCACTGAAGGCGGTTCCATTTGCTGGTATATCACATG ATGCTTTTTCATGCATGCTCCAATTGAAAAGCGCATCAGATGAGACACAGTTGGAGCCAGGGTCAGCCATCTCCATGCAGCCAGGATCTGGAGAATCTTATGTATT CTTTCCAGAGAGCCAGGCTGATGCTCTTCTTGTGGAGGTCCGTGATTCAAAGGGTGGTATTCAGGGTCGATCTGTAATTCAAGTTTCTTTACTGAATGATAACCTT AACGATCGAGTTCGATGGTGGCCAATATACGATGACGATTCTGAATGTGTAGGGAAGGTTCAACTTGCTATAAGTTGCACCAACACCTCTTGTGAGACAAGCTCAGTCAAG TGTGGGCCAGTTTCGGAAACATTTGCTTATGATTTGGTACTGGAAGCTGCCATGAGATCTCAACACTTCCACTCACGAAATTTGAGGTTGTATGGACCATGGAAGTGGTTGTTAACTGAATTTGCAGAATACTATGGAGTTTCAGATTCATATACTAAGCTAAG GTACCTTTCTTATGTTATGGATGTGGCGATGCCAACAAAAGATTGCTTAGAGCTTGCATATGAATTGCTTGTACCAGTGATCAAAGCTCGAAATGAAAACAACCTCAACAGACAAGAG AAGAGAATCCTTTTTGACTGTGAAGCTCAAGTGGGCCGTCTCCTAACAACTGTTTTCGAAAATTACAAGTCATTGGATGACTTGTCTCCTACTGGCTTGGCATCCGATCTCTTCGGCCCGTCTTCAGATTCTGCTGCACCTGCCTTAGCCCCAGCTGTGCAAATATATGCACTTCTTCATGATGTGCTTTCATTAGAAGCTCAAAACATATTGAGAACTTATCTGCAG ACTGCTGCTAGAAAGAGATGTAAAAGGCATATGCTGGAAACAGATGAATATATGTCGGCCAATGCTGATGGGTTCCTAACGGATATGGAAACAATGACTACAGCATATCGCAAGATGAAGACCTTGTGCATCAACATAAGTAGTGAGATTTACAAGGACATAAAGATACATAATCAGCACATCTTTCCAAG TTCAATTGACCTGCCAAACATAGCAGCTGCAGTTTACAGCACTGAGTTATGTAATAGACTGAGAGGCTTTCTCGTGGCATGTCCACCATCCGGCCCTTCACCTCACGTAACTGAACTTCTGCTTGCAACTGCTGATTTCGAAGGAAGCCTCTTCTCTTGGAACATAAG TCCTATAAATGGAGGTGTAGATTCAAAAAATCTGTTCCATCATTACATAGTACTGTGGATTCAAGACAAACAAGATTACCTGATTGATCTTTGCAAAGGGGATAAG GCACCACTATGTGGGATAACTACACAGAATTCAACTTCGCCATTTGTGGAGGATATGTATGAACATATCAAGGCGATGCTGGATGAATACAAAGTAGTGATCAACAGATGGCCTCAGTACTCCCTGCTTCTAGAGAGT GCTATTGCTGATGTAGAAAGAGCAACTATGAAAGCATTGGAGAAACAATTCAATGAAATATTAATGCCCTTGAAGGACAGCATTCAGAAAAAGCTTGGCATGCAAGTTCAGAAGTTCACTAGGCGTCAATCTGTATCTCACTACATAGTTCCTAATCAA CTCGGAACTTTTCTAAACACTGTCAAACGCATTCTAGATATTCTGCACTGTAAGATTGAGAGCATTTTAAAATCATGGGCATCTTTCCTCCCTGGTGTTGAAGAAAGAAGAGCTGGTGTTGTTGGAGAGCAACTTAATGGAATCACTGTGATGCTAAgaacaaaatacaaaaattacTTGCAAGCTTTGGTGGAGAAGCTCGTAAGAAAT ACAGAGGCTAACAGAAGCATTCGCctcaaaaaaattcttgaagaaacaaaagaggCTGAAGGAGAAGCTGAGATCCGTGAAAGAATGCAACCACTAAGCCTACAGCTTGCAGAAATAATATCTAACTTACATGATGTATTCTCAAGTCGTATTTTTGTTGCCATCTGTCGTGGCTTTTGGGACAGAATGGGGCAG TGTATTTTGAGTTTTCTTGAGAGCAAGAAAGAAAACCGAATCTGGTACAAAGGGTCCTACTATGCTTTAGTG ATTCTGGATGACACATTTGCTTCTCAGATGCAGAGATTACAAGGGAATTCTCTACAAGATAAGGACCTTGATCCTCCCCGTTCTGTGATTGAATCAAGGTCAATTCTTTGCAGAGATACACAAAATGCAGCAGAAAGATCAAACTACTACTACTTTTAG
- the LOC116259050 gene encoding pentatricopeptide repeat-containing protein At4g02750-like, which produces MLRVGRLVRATLLFFRPQIPSLLAIPEKTHSFFVRVVSSSCLALENAYDWNAKITALARQSKVEEAWKVFEGMPQRDVVSWTSMMTAYLKDGNLPKARKLFDEMPQRNVVACSAMIDGYAKAGRMVEARRIFDEMRERNVFSWTSLIGGYLRIGQMDEAWRMFERTPNKNVVTWTTMILGYARNGRDDLARKLFDEMPEKNIVAWTAMISGYVMNGKIEDARQLFDKMPERNLYSWNTMISGYLCAKQVDDARKLFNTMPRRNVISWTAMITGLLENGMVADAREVFDRMTERDIAAWNAMLLGYSSDVIEAAKLFQLMPSKNLISWNTMINIYAKNGNHEEALNHLILMLHGNMRPNASTLTSVVIGRASIICIVQIHALAVLLGLDHETSLSNALITMYSKSGDLVASSIVFEKLRAKDVVSWTAMILGYSQHGDAKAALSHFSDMVQMGLKPDDITFVGVLSACAHSGLLHQGWMHFRSMKQTYGVEPKVEHYACMVDLLGRHGLIDEAEKLINEMPFKGDSAIWGALLAACKLHGNDEAAIRACQELNLLEASSSGSYVLLANTYASVGKWDEVAAVRKTMKDRGVKKEAGYSEIEIMSKIHTFFSGDRVHPEVEAIYGVMDLLIQHMKDICYMRHEWITSSEGDGEIFINPLC; this is translated from the coding sequence ATGCTGCGTGTTGGGCGTCTTGTGCGCGCCACTCTTCTCTTCTTCCGGCCTCAAATTCCTTCGCTGCTCGCGATTCCAGAGAAAACCCATAGCTTCTTTGTCAGAGTCGTGAGTTCTTCTTGTTTAGCTCTTGAGAATGCGTACGATTGGAATGCTAAGATCACAGCCCTCGCGCGGCAGAGCAAGGTGGAAGAGGCATGGAAAGTGTTCGAGGGAATGCCCCAAAGAGACGTCGTTTCCTGGACCTCCATGATGACGGCGTACTTGAAGGATGGGAACTTACCGAAAGCACGTAAATTGTTCGACGAAATGCCTCAGAGAAATGTCGTCGCTTGTTCCGCCATGATCGATGGGTACGCGAAGGCCGGGCGGATGGTTGAAGCTCGAAGGATATTTGATGAGATGCGGGAGAGGAACGTTTTCTCATGGACGAGTTTGATTGGTGGCTACCTGCGGATTGGCCAGATGGATGAAGCTTGGCGCATGTTTGAGAGAACGCCGAACAAGAATGTTGTTACCTGGACGACCATGATTCTGGGATATGCTCGGAATGGGCGAGATGATCTCGCTCGGAAGCTGTTCGATGAAATGCCTGAAAAAAACATTGTTGCATGGACGGCGATGATCAGTGGATATGTCATGAACGGTAAGATAGAAGATGCACGTCAGTTGTTCGATAAGATGCCTGAAAGGAATCTGTATTCATGGAACACCATGATTTCTGGATATTTATGTGCAAAACAAGTTGATGATGCTCGAAAATTGTTCAACACGATGCCTCGCCGGAACGTGATATCATGGACGGCGATGATTACTGGATTGTTGGAAAATGGCATGGTCGCAGATGCACGTGAAGTTTTTGACCGTATGACAGAACGAGATATTGCAGCATGGAACGCAATGCTTCTAGGGTACTCAAGTGATGTTATTGAAGCAGCCAAGCTTTTTCAATTAATGCCTTCAAAAAATCTTATATCGTGGAACACTATGATCAACATCTACGCTAAGAATGGCAACCATGAGGAGGCGCTTAATCATTTGATTCTCATGCTGCATGGAAACATGAGACCCAATGCGTCCACACTGACTAGTGTCGTTATTGGTCGTGCGAGTATAATTTGCATTGTGCAGATACATGCTTTGGCTGTGTTGCTAGGACTCGACCATGAGACTTCGTTGTCAAATGCTCTCATCACTATGTATTCCAAGAGTGGAGATTTAGTGGCATCCTCTATTGTCTTTGAAAAACTCAGAGCGAAGGATGTAGTTTCTTGGACAGCCATGATATTGGGCTATTCACAGCATGGCGATGCAAAAGCAGCACTTAGTCATTTCTCCGATATGGTACAGATGGGGTTGAAACCAGATGATATCACATTTGTAGGAGTTCTATCAGCGTGTGCCCATTCTGGGCTCCTCCATCAAGGATGGATGCATTTCAGATCGATGAAGCAAACATATGGAGTTGAACCGAAAGTGGAGCACTATGCTTGCATGGTTGATCTTTTAGGAAGACATGGGCTCATTGATGAGGCTGAAAAACTGATAAATGAAATGCCATTCAAGGGTGATAGTGCTATTTGGGGAGCACTGCTTGCTGCTTGCAAACTGCATGGGAATGATGAAGCAGCAATTCGGGCATGCCAAGAGTTGAATCTACTGGAAGCAAGTAGCTCAGGGAGCTATGTTCTTTTAGCAAACACATATGCATCTGTTGGAAAATGGGACGAAGTAGCGGCAGTAAGGAAGACGATGAAAGACAGGGGAGTGAAGAAGGAAGCGGGCTATAGTGAGATTGAGATAATGAGCAAGATCCACACCTTCTTTTCTGGCGATAGGGTACACCCTGAAGTTGAAGCCATCTATGGGGTGATGGACTTGCTAATACAGCACATGAAAGATATATGTTACATGAGACATGAATGGATTACATCAAGCGAGGGGGATGGAGAAATTTTTATCAACCCCCTTTgttga
- the LOC116259745 gene encoding E3 ubiquitin-protein ligase WAV3-like → MIGGCNLKQAAKKLALSCISVSSRKEESQDTVLPIEAKNSGGQEIENDAEGNLDGLLQDEEASGSIKNCAICLEPLLSGQQAIFTAQCSHAFHFLCISSNVQHGSTTCPICRAQWSYLPRQLGPKFPLPLHENDPILRILDDSIATFRVHRRSSHRSARYDDDDPVEPDPVSDHPRLNLNLIPIPSQPLPPPDFSPRRVMPLSSPRDSANNPRCLQLLPVEELTPHQPATPVFGTSPSGLKPCQYTNKAYLSVRLTVAPAMDIVLVASSNGAQLRLLKQSMALVVCSLRPVDRLAIVSCSSTATRAFPLRCMSAQGKRAALQVIDRLFCVGDADQAEGLRKGVKILEDRAHHNQHARIVLLSDGPADAFSVPETQFQVPILHFNFRFGFGYNSIDTCIKHEFEEFLAGLLGEVIRETQLRIGEKGMMVWLGELRGGEERRILVDLGECGLLSVGYSYVEGVEGEDCFRTGEVMVRVGETSDRNFSRRDMSTGGRWSSVERWDYHDPCMARRWAKRLHGLL, encoded by the exons ATGATAGGAGGGTGTAATCTGAAGCAGGCAGCAAAGAAACTGGCACTCTCTTGTATCTCTGTCTCATCCAGGAAGGAGGAGAGTCAGGATACTGTGCTGCCCATAGAAGCGAAG AACTCCGGCGGTCAAGAGATTGAGAATGACGCAGAGGGAAATCTTGATGGACTACTGCAGGACGAAGAAGCCAGCGGTTCAATAAAG AACTGTGCTATATGCCTGGAGCCCCTGCTCTCCGGCCAGCAGGCCATCTTCACGGCTCAATGCTCCCATGCCTTCCACTTCCTCTGCATCTCCTCCAACGTCCAGCACGGCAGCACCACCTGCCCGATCTGCCGAGCCCAGTGGAGCTACCTCCCTCGCCAACTCGGTCCAAAATTTCCCCTCCCCCTCCATGAGAATGACCCCATTCTCAGAATCCTGGATGACTCCATTGCCACATTCCGCGTCCATCGCCGCTCCTCTCACAGATCAGCCAGATATGATGATGACGACCCAGTAGAACCAGATCCTGTATCTGACCATCCTCGTCTTAACCTCAACCTCATTCCAATACCTTCACAACCACTGCCACCGCCGGACTTTTCGCCGAGAAGAGTCATGCCATTGTCCTCACCTCGTGACAGTGCCAACAATCCACGTTGTCTCCAATTGTTGCCAGTGGAAGAGCTGACACCACATCAGCCAGCTACACCGGTTTTTGGTACTTCGCCAAGTGGGTTGAAGCCATGTCAGTATACCAATAAGGCTTACTTGTCTGTAAGACTTACAGTTGCTCCGGCGATGGATATTGTTCTCGTCGCCAGCTCCAATGGCGCGCAATTGAGGCTGCTCAAGCAGTCTATGGCTTTAGTAGTGTGCTCGCTGCGTCCCGTAGACCGCTTGGCTATAGTTAGCTGCTCGTCTACTGCTACTCGTGCATTTCCACTCAGGTGCATGTCTGCACAGGGTAAACGAGCTGCTCTACAAGTGATCGATCGCCTCTTCTGCGTTGGTGATGCAGATCAAGCTGAAGGACTGAGGAAAGGTGTGAAGATATTGGAAGATCGAGCTCACCACAATCAGCATGCCCGTATCGTGTTGTTGTCTGATGGTCCAGCAGACGCCTTTTCGGTGCCTGAGACGCAATTTCAAGTGCCAATCCTTCATTTCAATTTCAGATTTGGGTTTGGTTACAACTCTATTGATACCTGCATTAAACATGAGTTTGAGGAATTCTTGGCTGGGTTGCTTGGGGAAGTTATCAGGGAAACACAGTTAAGAATTGGGGAGAAGGGGATGATGGTTTGGTTGGGTGAATTGAGGggaggagaagagaggagaatTTTAGTAGATTTAGGTGAATGTGGGTTGCTGTCTGTTGGGTACAGTTATGTGGAGGGTGTGGAAGGTGAGGATTGTTTCAGGACAGGGGAAGTAATGGTAAGAGTTGGGGAGACCAGTGACCGCAACTTCTCAAGGAGGGACATGAGCACTGGAGGGAGGTGGAGCAGTGTTGAGAGATGGGATTATCATGATCCTTGCATGGCTAGAAGATGGGCAAAACGGTTGCATGGATTGCTATAA
- the LOC116258541 gene encoding KH domain-containing protein At5g56140-like isoform X1: MEITSGGRYMAYSPSPSTAPQSPNISGIRSAAALVEHDRYLSDLLAEREKIIPFMQVLSHSYRLLNEEILRVTTLLGNASFLDQTGIEQASPLTSGGLFSNGGADRNVWATTFQTERLGGLMQSPNHGWLGAQGGPSGLLCKKSFRIEIPVDKFPNYNFVGRLLGPRGNSLKRVEATTECRVLIRGRGSIKDPAREELVRGKPGYEHLNEPLHIVIEAELPVDIIDARLMQAREILEDLLKPVDESQDYFKKQQLRELAILNGTLRDDSSQMSGSVSPFHNSLGMKRAKTRG; this comes from the exons ATGGAGATCACTTCGGGTGGTCGATATATGGCCTACTCACCGTCGCCGTCGACGGCGCCTCAATCCCCTAACATCTCCGGCATTCGCTCTGCCGCGGCTCTCGTGGAGCACGACAG ATACCTTTCTGATTTGCTGGCGGAGCGAGAAAAAATAATACCCTTTATGCAAGTTCTTTCCCACAGCTACAGGCTTTTGAATGAGG AAATATTGCGTGTAACTACACTGTTGGGGAATGCATCATTTTTAGATCAGACTGGTATTGAACAGGCTAGTCCACTGACTTCTGGAGGATTGTTTTCAAATGGTGGAGCAGATAGGAATGTATGGGCAACAACATTCCAAACAGAA aGACTTGGAGGACTAATGCAATCACCTAACCATGGGTGGCTTGGTGCACAAGGAGGTCCATCAGGCCTTCTCTGTAAGAAATCATTCAGGATAGAAATTCCTGTGGACAAATTTCCTAAT TACAACTTTGTTGGTCGCCTGTTGGGCCCTAGGGGAAATTCTCTTAAGCGTGTGGAAGCCACTACAGAGTGCCGAGTTTTGATCAGGGGTCGTGGCAGCATTAAAGATCCAGCTCGg GAAGAATTGGTGAGAGGGAAGCCAGGTTATGAACATTTGAACGAACCATTGCACATAGTTATAGAGGCTGAATTGCCGGTTGACATTATCGATGCTCGCCTTATGCAAGCACGTGAAATCCTTGAGGACTTGCTGAAGCCCGTG GACGAGTCTCAAGATTACTTCAAGAAGCAGCAGCTCCGCGAGCTGGCTATCCTGAACGGGACGCTCAGAGATGACAGTTCTCAGATGTCGGGATCTGTGTCTCCCTTCCATAACAGCCTAGGGATGAAGAGGGCAAAGACAAGGGGGTGA
- the LOC116258541 gene encoding KH domain-containing protein At5g56140-like isoform X2: MEITSGGRYMAYSPSPSTAPQSPNISGIRSAAALVEHDRYLSDLLAEREKIIPFMQVLSHSYRLLNEEILRVTTLLGNASFLDQTGIEQASPLTSGGLFSNGGADRNVWATTFQTERLGGLMQSPNHGWLGAQGGPSGLLCKKSFRIEIPVDKFPNYNFVGRLLGPRGNSLKRVEATTECRVLIRGRGSIKDPAREELVRGKPGYEHLNEPLHIVIEAELPVDIIDARLMQAREILEDLLKPVITSRSSSSASWLS, from the exons ATGGAGATCACTTCGGGTGGTCGATATATGGCCTACTCACCGTCGCCGTCGACGGCGCCTCAATCCCCTAACATCTCCGGCATTCGCTCTGCCGCGGCTCTCGTGGAGCACGACAG ATACCTTTCTGATTTGCTGGCGGAGCGAGAAAAAATAATACCCTTTATGCAAGTTCTTTCCCACAGCTACAGGCTTTTGAATGAGG AAATATTGCGTGTAACTACACTGTTGGGGAATGCATCATTTTTAGATCAGACTGGTATTGAACAGGCTAGTCCACTGACTTCTGGAGGATTGTTTTCAAATGGTGGAGCAGATAGGAATGTATGGGCAACAACATTCCAAACAGAA aGACTTGGAGGACTAATGCAATCACCTAACCATGGGTGGCTTGGTGCACAAGGAGGTCCATCAGGCCTTCTCTGTAAGAAATCATTCAGGATAGAAATTCCTGTGGACAAATTTCCTAAT TACAACTTTGTTGGTCGCCTGTTGGGCCCTAGGGGAAATTCTCTTAAGCGTGTGGAAGCCACTACAGAGTGCCGAGTTTTGATCAGGGGTCGTGGCAGCATTAAAGATCCAGCTCGg GAAGAATTGGTGAGAGGGAAGCCAGGTTATGAACATTTGAACGAACCATTGCACATAGTTATAGAGGCTGAATTGCCGGTTGACATTATCGATGCTCGCCTTATGCAAGCACGTGAAATCCTTGAGGACTTGCTGAAGCCCGTG ATTACTTCAAGAAGCAGCAGCTCCGCGAGCTGGCTATCCTGA